In Vulpes lagopus strain Blue_001 chromosome 1, ASM1834538v1, whole genome shotgun sequence, a genomic segment contains:
- the FAM71A gene encoding protein FAM71A, which translates to MNTESLLPYHTAQSGSAVGMFNTTMGKLQRQLHKGEYDIFKYAPIFESDFIQITKRGEVIDVHNRVRMVTVGIASTSPILPLPDVMLLARPAAGCEEQGGRGLAAKGKGRKGAKALELTRLLPLKFVRISIHDREKQQLRLKFATGRSCYLQLSPPLDGREDLFAHWEKLIYLLRPPVDSNSSTYAIPAGDMLCMPVFEEEDGSGPAGADFQGKGDQDQVSIRSLHVVSEVAGATSAAFAGGEGPPRDAHKPSRSTHAAELALGSAAGAAAGAAAGAAGTAAGLAAAVAAGTAAGALGVAVSKPGGAPEQLAGPGAGSKPSLAVAGAASAGPRSAAAAVAGAAEPPGSPSDSSISLSPEPSEALAFAGAGAAAQAAGEAQDAAAPLPQARRAGGAAEPAGRGGRGRRERRERREKERARRGSRRRRAADGRHKAPGDKAPRKASSRAPAGPRAAREDRERGRRSPGGARRAQHTGGPAPAAKESRTSHRSGRSVSTGSSGSAPKRLSRIGLFLRTVRANLATRTAASARRRAVDVLAETADRGGMEAILEAAESGQGRACAGSGTQDILETVTSGAHS; encoded by the coding sequence ATGAACACCGAGTCCCTGCTCCCCTACCACACGGCCCAGAGCGGCTCGGCAGTGGGCATGTTCAACACCACCATGGGGAAGCTGCAGCGACAACTGCACAAGGGAGAATACGACATATTCAAGTATGCGCCTATTTTTGAAAGCGACTTTATCCAGATCACCAAGAGGGGAGAAGTCATCGACGTGCACAACCGGGTGAGGATGGTGACGGTGGGCATCGCGTCCACCAGCCCGATCCTGCCGCTCCCGGACGTCATGCTGCTGGCCCGGCCGGCCGCGGGCTGCGAGGAGCAGGGCGGGCGCGGCCTGGCCGCCAAGGGCAAGGGCCGCAAGGGTGCCAAGGCCTTGGAGCTCACCAGGCTCCTTCCCCTGAAGTTCGTGAGGATCTCCATTCACGACCGAGAGAAGCAGCAGCTGCGCCTCAAGTTCGCCACGGGCCGCTCGTGCTACCTGCAGCTGAGCCCGCCTCTGGACGGGCGGGAAGACCTGTTCGCCCACTGGGAAAAGCTCATCTACCTCCTGCGGCCGCCGGTGGACAGTAACAGCAGCACCTACGCCATCCCGGCGGGGGACATGCTGTGCATGCCCGTGTTTGAGGAAGAGGACGGGAGCGGCCCGGCAGGGGCCGATTTCCAAGGAAAAGGGGATCAGGACCAGGTCAGCATCCGGAGCCTCCACGTGGTCTCCGAGGTGGCCGGGGCCACCTCTGCCGCTTTTGCAGGCGGGGAGGGGCCCCCTCGGGACGCCCACAAGCCCTCCCGGAGCACGCACGCTGCAGAGCTCGCCCTGGGGTCGGCGGCAGGTGCGGCGGCAGGTGCGGCGGCAGGTGCGGCGGGGACGGCGGCGGGGTTGGCGGCGGCGGTCGCGGCGGGCACGGCGGCAGGTGCGCTGGGCGTGGCCGTCAGCAAGCCTGGGGGCGCCCCCGAGCAGCTCGCGGGGCCCGGAGCGGGGAGCAAACCCAGCCTCGCCGTCGCGGGCGCCGCCAGCGCGGGCCCCAGGAGCGCGGCAGCGGCCGTGGCAGGCGCGGCCGAGCCCCCGGGGTCTCCTTCGGACTCGTCCATCAGCCTCTCCCCGGAGCCCAGCGAGGCCCTGGCGTTCGCCGGCGCGGGAGCCGCGGCCCAGGCGGCGGGAGAGGCGCAGGACGCGGCGGCCCCGCTCCCCCAGGCGCGCagggcgggcggcgcggcggaGCCGGCGGGCAGGGGCGGCCGGGGCCGCCGGGAGCGGAGGGAGCGCCGGGAGAAGGAGCGGGCCCGCCGCGGGTCGCGCCGCCGCAGGGCCGCCGACGGCCGCCACAAGGCCCCGGGGGACAAGGCCCCCCGGAAGGCGTCCAGCCGGGCCCCCGCCGGCCCCAGGGCCGCGCGCGAGGACAGGGAGCGCGGCCGCCGCAGCCCCGGGGGCGCCCGGCGCGCGCAGCACACGGGCGGCCCCGCGCCCGCGGCCAAGGAGTCCCGGACCTCGCACCGGTCGGGGCGCAGCGTGTCCACCGGCAGCTCGGGCTCCGCCCCCAAGAGGCTCAGCAGGATCGGCTTGTTCCTGAGGACCGTCAGGGCCAACCTCGCCACGCGCACCGCGGCCTCCGCGCGCCGCAGGGCCGTGGACGTGCTGGCCGAGACCGCGGACCGGGGCGGCATGGAGGCCATCCTGGAGGCGGCGGAGAGCGGCCAGGGCCGGGCGTGCGCGGGGAGCGGGACGCAGGACATCCTGGAGACGGTGACCTCGGGAGCGCATTCGTAG